Proteins from one Hyperolius riggenbachi isolate aHypRig1 chromosome 2, aHypRig1.pri, whole genome shotgun sequence genomic window:
- the NEUROD4 gene encoding neurogenic differentiation factor 4: MSEMVSVHGWMEEALSSQDEMEDVSQRQSAFGMLGLSHEEHGSIDGEEDEEEEEDGEKPKKRGPKKKKMTKARLERFRVRRVKANARERSRMHGLNDALDNLRRVMPCYSKTQKLSKIETLRLARNYIWALSEVLERGQTTEEKGFLEMLCKGLSQPTSNLVAGCLQLGPQSMFMEKHEDKPHMCDSSITGHAYSYQSPGLPSPPYGTIEAHHLHLKAPTFKTVVDPSMVNHTLNCTTPPYEGALTPPLSISGNFSLKQDGSPDLDKPYGFRSHYPSLGLGSHGHATHFQTAVPRYEIPIDMAYESYPHHAIFTE, encoded by the coding sequence ATGTCTGAGATGGTCAGTGTTCATGGCTGGATGGAGGAGGCCCTCAGTTCTCAAGATGAGATGGAGGATGTAAGTCAGAGGCAGTCCGCTTTTGGCATGCTTGGTTTGAGTCATGAAGAACATGGGAGTATTGATGGAGAGgaagacgaggaagaagaggaggatggAGAAAAGCCAAAAAAGAGGGGAcccaagaaaaagaagatgaccaAAGCTAGATTGGAGAGGTTCCGTGTGCGGAGAGTTAAAGCCAATGCCAGGGAGCGCTCAAGAATGCATGGACTCAATGATGCCCTGGATAACCTAAGGAGGGTTATGCCTTGCTACTCTAAAACACAAAAGCTCTCTAAGATTGAGACCCTTCGGTTGGCCAGAAATTACATATGGGCATTATCGGAAGTCCTGGAAAGAGGTCAGACAACAGAGGAAAAAGGATTCCTGGAAATGCTCTGCAAAGGTCTATCACAACCCACAAGTAATCTGGTGGCTGGCTGTCTGCAGCTTGGACCTCAGTCAATGTTCATGGAAAAACATGAAGATAAGCCACATATGTGTGACTCCTCAATCACCGGTCATGCTTACAGCTACCAATCTCCTGGTCTCCCAAGTCCTCCCTATGGCACTATCGAGGCTCACCATTTGCACTTGAAAGCACCCACTTTTAAAACTGTAGTAGACCCATCTATGGTAAACCATACCCTAAACTGTACCACCCCTCCTTATGAAGGCGCTCTAACTCCGCCACTTAGCATTAGTGGCAATTTTTCCTTGAAACAAGATGGCTCACCAGATTTGGACAAACCCTATGGATTTCGATCCCATTATCCCTCTCTTGGGCTTGGTTCTCATGGGCATGCCACCCACTTTCAAACTGCAGTCCCACGATATGAAATTCCTATAGACATGGCTTATGAATCATACCCACATCATGCCATTTTTACCGAGTAA